In a genomic window of Thermodesulfobacteriota bacterium:
- a CDS encoding alkaline phosphatase family protein produces MLTATLGCGSGDSPKAGAAPGERKVIVIGFDGMDPKILTRLMQEGKLPNFEKLAEEGNFKELGTSMPPQSPVAWSDFITGMNPGGHGIFDFIHREPGTMFPYLSTSSAEPPEKTVTVGKWVIPLSSGKVSLLRRGKAFWEYLTERGVKATVFRVPANFPTVKDGARQLSGMGTPDMQGTYGTYSYYTDEKIDPDRKLSGGKAFRAKVRANRVAASLPGPPNTFLKDAPQSKVDFVVYIDPESPVAKIDVQGKEIILKEGEWSDWVKINYEMVPYLQSASGIVRFYLKEIRPGFKLYVTPVNIDPSSPALPISSPEDYSEEVADEIGLYYTQGIPEDSKALSEDVLADGEFLQQTDIVFGEETDMLELELGRFHSGLLFFYIGRVDQLSHMFWRTMDPKHPAYESAGKLRAVIENAYVEMDAVLGRVLGVVDENTTLIVLSDHGFAPFYRAFNLNTWLAREGYVTLTDDTESEFFQNVDWKGTRAYGVGFNGLYLNMKGREAGGVVTEEERDAILEEITEKLLAVKDPKNAKQVITKIYRAEDIYSGPFLEDAPDLVIGYNSGYRASWETVLGSFPKEILRDNKQKWSGDHLIEAALVPGILLSNKKIAAEHPTLRDLAPTILGEFGIEKQEGMTGNNVFEVGAGE; encoded by the coding sequence ATGCTCACGGCTACGCTCGGATGCGGGAGCGGGGACAGCCCGAAAGCGGGGGCCGCGCCGGGGGAGAGGAAGGTGATAGTGATAGGCTTCGACGGCATGGACCCGAAGATACTGACGAGGCTGATGCAGGAGGGGAAGCTGCCTAACTTCGAGAAGCTGGCCGAGGAAGGGAATTTCAAGGAGCTCGGGACGAGCATGCCCCCGCAGAGCCCTGTCGCGTGGTCGGATTTTATAACCGGCATGAACCCGGGAGGGCACGGAATATTCGATTTCATACACAGGGAGCCGGGAACGATGTTCCCGTACCTCTCGACGTCGAGCGCGGAGCCGCCGGAGAAAACCGTTACAGTCGGGAAGTGGGTTATACCGCTGTCCTCGGGGAAGGTGTCGCTCCTCAGGCGAGGGAAGGCCTTCTGGGAGTATCTTACGGAGCGCGGCGTAAAGGCTACGGTGTTCAGGGTGCCCGCAAATTTCCCGACTGTGAAGGACGGGGCGAGGCAGCTCTCGGGGATGGGAACGCCCGACATGCAGGGGACGTACGGGACATATTCGTATTATACCGACGAGAAGATAGACCCCGACCGGAAGCTCTCCGGGGGGAAGGCTTTCAGGGCAAAGGTCAGGGCGAACAGGGTGGCGGCGTCGCTCCCGGGGCCTCCGAATACCTTCCTCAAGGATGCGCCCCAGAGCAAGGTGGATTTCGTGGTATACATAGACCCCGAAAGCCCGGTGGCGAAGATAGACGTCCAGGGAAAGGAGATAATACTCAAAGAGGGGGAGTGGAGCGATTGGGTGAAAATAAATTACGAGATGGTGCCTTATCTCCAGAGCGCGAGCGGGATAGTGAGGTTCTATCTGAAGGAGATCAGGCCGGGATTCAAGCTCTACGTGACGCCCGTGAACATAGACCCGTCGTCCCCCGCCCTTCCGATATCGTCGCCCGAGGATTATTCCGAAGAGGTCGCCGACGAGATCGGGCTCTATTACACGCAGGGCATTCCCGAGGATTCGAAGGCCCTTTCGGAGGACGTACTCGCGGACGGGGAGTTCCTTCAGCAGACGGATATCGTTTTCGGGGAAGAGACGGACATGCTGGAGCTGGAGCTCGGGAGATTCCATTCGGGCCTTCTTTTCTTTTACATTGGGAGGGTGGATCAGCTTTCGCACATGTTCTGGCGGACGATGGACCCGAAGCACCCGGCGTACGAGTCGGCGGGCAAGCTCCGGGCCGTCATAGAAAACGCCTACGTCGAGATGGACGCCGTGCTCGGGCGAGTGCTCGGCGTGGTGGACGAAAACACTACCCTGATAGTTCTCTCGGACCACGGATTCGCGCCCTTTTACAGGGCGTTCAACCTGAACACGTGGCTGGCGAGGGAGGGATACGTCACCCTTACGGACGACACGGAGAGCGAGTTTTTCCAGAACGTCGACTGGAAGGGGACGCGCGCCTACGGCGTCGGGTTCAACGGGCTCTACCTGAACATGAAGGGACGTGAAGCGGGAGGGGTTGTCACGGAGGAGGAGAGGGATGCGATACTCGAAGAGATAACGGAAAAGCTCCTTGCCGTAAAGGACCCCAAGAACGCAAAGCAGGTTATAACGAAGATATACAGGGCGGAGGATATTTACAGCGGGCCGTTTTTGGAGGATGCGCCCGACCTCGTGATAGGATACAACAGCGGGTACCGGGCGTCGTGGGAGACCGTGCTCGGGAGCTTTCCGAAGGAGATTCTGAGGGACAATAAGCAGAAGTGGAGCGGCGATCATTTAATAGAGGCGGCCCTCGTGCCGGGGATACTCCTGTCGAACAAGAAGATAGCCGCGGAGCACCCTACCCTGCGCGACCTTGCGCCCACAATCCTGGGAGAGTTCGGTATAGAGAAGCAGGAGGGGATGACGGGGAATAATGTATTCGAAGTGGGGGCTGGGGAATGA
- a CDS encoding alkaline phosphatase family protein has product MRSVLLFAVIVTVFSSWASPAFAYIGPGAGFAFLSSFLVLILTFALALFYLVSWPMRYVVRALLRKGGPKGGSVKRVIIIGLDGMDPGLARKFMTEGKLPNFARLAESGTFTSLGTTYPSISPVAWSSFMTGVDPSHHNIFDFITRDPCTYQPMLTSAEIGKASKVLPIGKYMIPLERPKMKLLRKGKPFWKILGEKGIFSSILRVPITFPPEKFNGVMLSGMCVPDLMGSQGMFAHYTENAGRAGAETGGVSRRVEARDGVVETYLHGPENSLVKDGGEIRIPLKIKIDASAGKAVIEVSGQSIELSPRAYSPWVRVSFPAGLGIKVKGICRFYINSLAPEFDMYVTPINIDPEEPALPISHPFIYSIYLAKLNGPFGTLGLAEDTWALNEGVIDEDAFLEQAYLLYEEREKMFFTALDKTPKGVCACVFDTTDRVQHMFFRCLDESHPANRGKEVEKYRNVVEELYVKMDGLIGKALERTDEKTALMVISDHGFTQFRRGVNLNTWLYRNGYLALKDGKSVSGDWFDGVDWERTRAFSLGLAGIFINRKGREASGIVEEGSDVEGLKQEIMGKLTGIRDGGEVAIREVIDTERSQTGPYKHDAPDLLIGYNAGYRSSWTCAVGKVTEEVFEDNTKHWSGDHCVDPKIVPGVIFSNRRIVKQNPHLNDIAPTVLTMFGVGVPAYMKGSPLFGNAGAEPEEEKERQRA; this is encoded by the coding sequence GTGCGGAGTGTTTTACTTTTCGCAGTCATAGTTACGGTATTTTCATCGTGGGCGTCGCCGGCCTTCGCATACATAGGGCCGGGCGCGGGCTTCGCCTTCCTTTCGTCGTTCCTGGTACTGATACTGACGTTCGCGCTCGCGCTTTTTTATCTCGTCTCCTGGCCGATGCGGTACGTCGTGAGGGCGCTCCTTAGAAAGGGAGGGCCGAAGGGCGGGAGCGTGAAGAGGGTTATAATAATAGGGCTCGACGGCATGGACCCGGGGCTCGCCCGGAAGTTCATGACCGAGGGGAAGCTGCCGAACTTCGCGAGGCTCGCGGAGTCGGGGACTTTCACTTCGCTCGGGACGACCTATCCTTCCATATCGCCCGTGGCATGGTCGTCGTTCATGACGGGCGTCGATCCTTCGCACCACAACATATTCGACTTCATAACGCGTGACCCGTGCACGTACCAGCCGATGCTGACCTCGGCCGAGATAGGGAAGGCTTCGAAAGTGCTCCCCATCGGGAAGTACATGATTCCGCTCGAAAGACCGAAGATGAAGCTCCTCCGGAAAGGAAAACCCTTCTGGAAGATACTCGGAGAGAAGGGAATCTTCAGCTCGATATTGAGGGTGCCGATAACGTTCCCGCCCGAGAAGTTTAACGGCGTCATGCTCTCGGGCATGTGCGTGCCGGACCTCATGGGATCGCAGGGGATGTTCGCGCATTATACCGAAAACGCCGGCAGGGCCGGGGCGGAAACGGGCGGGGTGAGCAGGAGAGTCGAGGCAAGGGACGGCGTCGTCGAAACATATCTTCACGGCCCCGAGAACTCGCTCGTCAAGGACGGCGGGGAGATCAGGATTCCGCTGAAGATAAAGATCGACGCCTCGGCCGGGAAAGCGGTGATCGAGGTATCCGGGCAGAGTATAGAGCTTTCGCCGAGGGCGTATTCGCCGTGGGTGAGGGTTTCGTTCCCGGCAGGGCTCGGGATTAAGGTGAAGGGTATATGCAGGTTCTACATAAACAGCCTCGCGCCCGAATTCGATATGTACGTGACGCCGATTAACATAGACCCGGAGGAGCCCGCGCTGCCGATTTCGCATCCCTTCATATATTCGATATACCTCGCGAAGCTGAACGGGCCGTTCGGCACCCTGGGGCTCGCGGAGGATACGTGGGCGCTCAACGAGGGCGTCATAGACGAGGATGCGTTTTTAGAGCAGGCGTATTTACTTTACGAGGAGAGGGAGAAGATGTTCTTCACCGCGCTCGACAAGACACCGAAGGGGGTTTGCGCGTGCGTCTTCGACACGACGGACAGGGTGCAGCACATGTTCTTCAGGTGTCTCGACGAGAGCCACCCGGCAAACAGGGGGAAGGAGGTAGAAAAGTACAGGAACGTCGTCGAGGAGCTATACGTGAAGATGGACGGCCTCATAGGGAAGGCGCTCGAAAGGACGGACGAGAAGACCGCGCTGATGGTCATATCCGACCACGGGTTTACGCAGTTCAGGAGGGGCGTGAACCTGAACACGTGGCTTTACAGGAACGGGTACCTCGCGCTCAAGGACGGCAAATCGGTGAGCGGGGACTGGTTCGACGGCGTTGACTGGGAGAGGACGCGGGCGTTTTCGCTCGGGCTCGCGGGGATATTCATAAACAGGAAGGGAAGAGAGGCGTCGGGCATTGTCGAGGAAGGCAGCGATGTCGAAGGCCTGAAGCAGGAGATCATGGGGAAGCTCACCGGTATCAGGGACGGGGGAGAGGTGGCTATTAGGGAAGTGATAGACACCGAGAGGTCGCAGACCGGCCCGTACAAGCACGACGCCCCGGATTTATTGATCGGATACAACGCGGGCTACAGGAGCTCGTGGACGTGCGCCGTGGGGAAGGTTACGGAGGAAGTGTTCGAGGACAATACGAAGCACTGGAGCGGGGACCACTGCGTCGATCCGAAGATAGTGCCGGGAGTGATATTCTCTAACCGGAGGATCGTGAAGCAGAACCCGCATTTAAACGACATAGCGCCGACCGTCCTTACGATGTTCGGAGTGGGCGTGCCGGCGTACATGAAGGGAAGCCCGTTATTCGGCAATGCCGGCGCGGAGCCGGAAGAGGAGAAGGAGAGGCAGAGGGCGTAG
- a CDS encoding sulfatase-like hydrolase/transferase: MEQAARSDKRVPIAALSLAIIFSILDVSIGIVKTYLQFPLFRSALLTIAVSAGVFLVAFAVLWLAVGRPVSRRFGLGSVPAAVSLGVFIGVTMLLVSLNYDLFNTWGRSYAWELAAFLAVSAAIAALTYLVAARIDKLRQGAAIGSFLSLFLPVLSIEIMVSVWLAKFGRYTGYELSLGFFIVLFLTLAVFVRLSKSGISPTFPLVMLTICALLVSPVTFLLTRESYEADVSRAEETADHDVSHVILITVDTLRKDALSAYGSARVETPTIDGFASDGELFENAYSSSSWTLPSFSSIMTGLPVTVHKTARADSMLPDEFTTLAERLRDSGYHTAAIIDNFFLHPEYNVDQGFMEYDYHPKRQKAINSFGATVVNIAFPGYLKNYTSTKELTDISVKWLEENRDRDFFLWLHYYDPHIPYAPPREYISKDAVKDDGIGYVFESARNVRSGHFSPSEAQRKWIRELYDAEVRYVDHELGRFIAALKQYGIYDDALIIFTSDHGEEFWDHGGYEHGHSLYNEVIGVPLVIKLPGMKSGERRREEVSTRSIPATVLDVVGVEYGSDSMMAESLTPLLDESPAAYSKPPITSTGVLYYEDKESVVFGGSKFIRGTVSGQEELYDLKTDPGEQERLPLTRNGGLAGKGRLLLSEDREKAGKAGKDLGVSEAGKVDLDNEKKEQLKALNYLQ, translated from the coding sequence ATGGAACAAGCCGCTCGTTCAGATAAAAGGGTGCCCATAGCGGCGCTTTCGCTCGCCATAATATTTTCGATTCTCGACGTATCCATCGGAATCGTAAAAACATACCTCCAGTTTCCGTTGTTCAGATCGGCGCTTCTTACAATAGCCGTAAGCGCCGGGGTCTTTCTCGTTGCGTTCGCCGTTCTGTGGCTTGCCGTTGGGAGACCGGTTTCGAGGCGCTTCGGACTCGGGAGCGTTCCGGCCGCCGTATCCCTCGGGGTCTTCATCGGGGTTACGATGCTCCTCGTATCGCTTAACTACGACCTTTTCAACACGTGGGGGAGGAGCTATGCGTGGGAGCTCGCCGCGTTTCTCGCCGTGTCGGCGGCAATCGCGGCGCTTACCTATCTCGTCGCCGCCAGGATAGACAAGCTGAGGCAGGGCGCCGCTATCGGGTCTTTTTTGAGCCTGTTCCTGCCCGTGCTTTCAATCGAGATAATGGTGTCCGTATGGCTCGCGAAGTTCGGGAGGTACACGGGATACGAGCTGTCGCTCGGGTTTTTCATCGTCCTGTTTTTAACGCTGGCCGTGTTCGTGAGACTCTCGAAAAGCGGAATCAGCCCGACATTCCCGCTCGTCATGCTCACTATCTGTGCGCTGCTCGTTTCGCCCGTAACCTTTCTCCTGACCAGGGAATCGTACGAGGCCGACGTCTCTCGGGCGGAAGAGACGGCGGACCACGACGTAAGCCACGTGATACTGATAACCGTAGACACACTGAGGAAGGACGCGCTTTCGGCTTACGGCAGCGCGAGGGTCGAGACGCCGACGATAGACGGCTTTGCCTCGGACGGGGAGCTGTTCGAGAATGCTTATTCTTCGTCGTCGTGGACGCTGCCGTCCTTTTCGTCGATCATGACCGGGCTCCCGGTGACGGTGCACAAAACGGCCAGGGCCGACTCCATGCTGCCGGACGAGTTCACGACGCTCGCCGAGCGCCTGAGAGACTCGGGGTATCACACCGCCGCAATTATCGACAACTTTTTCCTCCATCCGGAATATAACGTCGATCAGGGTTTTATGGAGTACGACTATCATCCGAAGCGGCAGAAGGCCATAAATTCGTTCGGGGCGACGGTCGTGAATATCGCTTTCCCGGGGTACCTCAAGAATTACACGTCTACGAAGGAGCTGACCGATATTTCGGTTAAGTGGCTAGAGGAGAACAGGGACAGGGATTTTTTCCTCTGGCTCCATTATTACGACCCGCACATACCGTATGCCCCGCCCCGGGAGTACATATCGAAGGACGCCGTAAAGGACGACGGCATAGGGTACGTATTCGAGAGCGCGAGGAACGTGAGGTCGGGGCATTTTTCTCCGAGCGAGGCGCAGAGGAAGTGGATAAGGGAGCTCTACGACGCCGAGGTGAGATACGTGGACCACGAGCTCGGGCGCTTCATCGCGGCGCTAAAGCAATATGGAATTTACGACGACGCGCTGATTATATTCACGAGCGACCACGGGGAGGAGTTCTGGGACCACGGCGGTTACGAGCACGGACACTCGCTTTATAACGAGGTAATCGGCGTGCCGCTCGTCATAAAGCTCCCGGGCATGAAGTCGGGCGAGAGGCGGAGAGAGGAGGTCAGCACGAGGAGCATTCCGGCGACGGTGCTGGACGTCGTGGGCGTAGAGTACGGAAGCGATTCGATGATGGCGGAATCGCTGACGCCGCTTCTGGACGAGAGCCCGGCCGCATACTCGAAGCCTCCTATCACGAGCACCGGGGTTTTATATTACGAGGACAAGGAGAGCGTCGTATTCGGAGGGAGCAAATTCATACGCGGCACGGTTTCGGGGCAAGAGGAGCTCTATGACCTCAAGACCGACCCGGGAGAACAGGAACGTCTGCCGCTGACCCGGAACGGCGGGCTCGCGGGCAAGGGGAGATTGCTTTTATCCGAGGACAGGGAGAAAGCGGGAAAGGCGGGAAAGGATCTCGGGGTTTCGGAAGCCGGAAAGGTGGATCTCGACAACGAAAAGAAGGAGCAGCTCAAGGCTCTTAATTACTTGCAGTGA
- a CDS encoding alkaline phosphatase family protein translates to MKLLVIGLDCADPEFVFGWKDELPNIKRLIEGGAYGPLLSCHPPITVPAWAVMMSGKDPGQLGYYGFRNRTDYSYGAYGIANANSVKCGRVWDILSRAGKKVILLGVPQTYPPKPVNGCVVSGFLAPSTESNYTYPVPLKDEVEEVSGGYVLDVEDFRTDDKEALLGRIYEKTEKHFKVAKHLLKTKPWDFFMMVEMGTDRIHHGFWSFIDPAHRRYVPGNPFEDSIKEYYKYCDREIGEILSLVPEGTAVILVSDHGACKMDGAVCFNEWLIKEGYLVLKEYPKTQTKIADVEIDWDRTKAWGDGGYYGRLFINVRGREPRGTVDPADYEKLRDELISKIEAITDPDGKNLGSKAIKPGDVYMETNGIPPDLIVYFGDLAWRSAGSVGTGNIHTFENDTGSDDANHDWHGVFVLNDAGCREGRIAPGPRDGMSIYDVAPTVLNLFGMDPPENIAGKSLTAAPGGGIKNLLKKIGNWL, encoded by the coding sequence ATGAAGCTTCTCGTCATAGGGCTCGACTGCGCCGACCCGGAATTCGTATTCGGGTGGAAGGACGAGCTTCCCAACATAAAAAGACTCATAGAGGGAGGGGCCTACGGGCCCCTTCTTTCCTGTCATCCGCCGATAACCGTCCCGGCGTGGGCGGTGATGATGAGCGGGAAGGACCCGGGGCAGCTCGGGTATTACGGCTTTCGGAACAGGACCGATTATTCGTACGGGGCGTACGGCATAGCCAATGCGAATTCGGTGAAGTGCGGCCGCGTGTGGGACATCTTGTCCCGCGCGGGGAAGAAGGTGATTCTCCTCGGCGTGCCGCAGACCTATCCGCCGAAGCCCGTGAACGGGTGCGTCGTGAGCGGGTTCCTCGCCCCGTCTACCGAAAGCAATTACACGTATCCCGTGCCGCTCAAGGATGAAGTTGAGGAGGTGTCGGGGGGGTACGTGCTCGACGTCGAGGACTTCAGGACCGACGACAAGGAGGCCCTCCTCGGGCGTATATACGAGAAGACCGAAAAGCATTTTAAGGTGGCGAAGCACCTTCTCAAGACGAAGCCGTGGGACTTCTTCATGATGGTCGAGATGGGGACCGACAGGATACATCACGGCTTCTGGAGCTTTATCGACCCGGCGCACAGGAGGTACGTGCCCGGAAACCCGTTCGAGGATTCGATAAAGGAATATTACAAATACTGCGACAGGGAAATAGGCGAGATACTGTCGCTCGTCCCGGAAGGGACGGCGGTGATACTCGTGTCGGACCACGGCGCTTGCAAGATGGACGGCGCGGTGTGTTTCAACGAGTGGCTCATAAAGGAGGGGTATCTCGTCCTAAAGGAATATCCGAAGACGCAGACTAAGATAGCCGACGTGGAGATAGACTGGGACCGGACGAAGGCGTGGGGGGACGGCGGATATTACGGGCGGCTTTTTATTAACGTTCGCGGAAGGGAGCCCCGGGGGACCGTGGACCCGGCGGACTACGAGAAATTAAGGGACGAGCTGATCTCGAAGATAGAGGCGATAACGGACCCCGACGGGAAGAACCTCGGCTCGAAGGCTATAAAGCCGGGGGACGTGTACATGGAAACGAACGGAATCCCGCCGGACCTTATCGTGTATTTCGGGGACCTCGCGTGGCGGTCGGCCGGGAGCGTCGGGACGGGGAACATCCACACGTTCGAGAACGATACGGGCTCTGACGATGCGAACCACGACTGGCACGGGGTGTTCGTCCTGAACGACGCGGGGTGCAGGGAGGGGCGGATAGCGCCCGGCCCGAGGGATGGCATGAGCATATACGACGTTGCGCCGACCGTGCTGAACCTGTTCGGAATGGATCCGCCGGAGAACATAGCCGGAAAGAGCCTTACGGCGGCACCCGGGGGCGGCATAAAAAACCTGTTAAAGAAGATAGGGAATTGGTTATAA
- a CDS encoding S8 family serine peptidase produces the protein MMRKAVFIFAFAIISAALPAATFESWAEQTLRGTGIGKEAAGKDSRISPLLRATAERLGEGTVSARQLSEGEDLLSSLVKVNGEGKVEVYVYFSEIGESGLKDLYSLGFDAEIVNEKLGIAQGWLPPGNLERAAALGFVDKITEPVYGHTRAGSVTSEGDALMHADEAREVFGVDGSGVLVGVISDGVDSLAVSQSTGDLPDTVLIGNPGEGDEGTAILEIVHDVAPGAGLAFYSGLSSLQFIQAIDYFTANGVDVIIDDIGFLTEPTFQDGSVATRAGEAVEDGIVFISAAGNDAHRHYQAVYLDIDPEDPGNNLHDFGARAGEESDGGMTFQLGAGQRSVIILHWSNPYGSVTDDYDLYLLDSETLDIIDTGVSVGADIPVEVAQVQNIGDEPGSFEVVIDKASGEAQDLEILVNVSGTPTEYNVSADSVYGHAANPLVIAVGATDLEGELDFFSSRGPSTIYFGPVDTTALSGLGSERLAPVLEERDTPTLTAPNRVSTTVPGFSPFAGTSAAAPHAAGVAALVLEALGGPGAPPEQVREILITTTDGTGFNYETGYGAINAFTAVEEAVGESPTPSPTPVPTSTPEPTNPPGNGGGGGGCSIPGAAAGLAGNAVNMLIMFAPAALLGLGALGRRRSR, from the coding sequence ATGATGAGGAAAGCAGTATTCATATTCGCTTTCGCAATAATTTCGGCCGCCCTTCCGGCGGCCACCTTCGAATCGTGGGCGGAGCAGACGCTAAGGGGAACGGGCATAGGGAAAGAGGCCGCGGGCAAGGACTCCAGGATAAGCCCGCTGCTCAGGGCTACCGCGGAGAGGCTCGGGGAGGGAACGGTTTCGGCAAGGCAGCTCAGCGAGGGAGAGGACCTGCTTTCGAGCCTCGTCAAGGTGAACGGCGAGGGGAAGGTGGAGGTTTACGTGTATTTCAGCGAGATCGGCGAGTCCGGCCTCAAGGACCTCTACAGCCTCGGGTTCGACGCGGAGATCGTGAACGAGAAGCTCGGGATAGCCCAGGGATGGCTCCCGCCGGGGAATCTCGAAAGGGCCGCGGCGCTCGGCTTCGTGGACAAGATAACGGAGCCGGTTTACGGCCACACGAGGGCGGGCTCCGTCACGAGCGAGGGTGACGCATTAATGCATGCGGACGAGGCGAGGGAGGTATTCGGTGTGGACGGCTCGGGCGTCCTCGTCGGAGTAATATCGGACGGCGTAGACAGCCTCGCCGTATCGCAGTCTACGGGAGACCTGCCGGACACCGTACTCATCGGCAACCCTGGAGAAGGCGACGAGGGAACGGCCATACTGGAAATCGTCCACGACGTTGCGCCGGGGGCGGGCCTTGCATTTTATTCGGGGCTCAGCTCTCTTCAATTCATACAGGCCATTGATTACTTCACAGCGAACGGCGTAGACGTGATCATAGACGACATAGGGTTCCTGACGGAGCCCACGTTCCAGGACGGCTCCGTGGCCACGAGGGCCGGTGAGGCCGTGGAGGACGGCATAGTATTCATTTCGGCGGCGGGGAACGACGCCCACAGGCACTACCAGGCGGTGTATCTCGACATAGACCCCGAGGACCCGGGGAATAACCTTCACGACTTCGGCGCGAGGGCCGGCGAGGAGAGCGACGGCGGCATGACGTTTCAGCTCGGGGCCGGACAGAGGTCGGTCATAATACTCCACTGGAGTAACCCCTACGGATCCGTTACCGACGACTACGACCTTTACCTGCTCGATTCGGAAACCCTCGACATAATAGACACAGGGGTCAGCGTCGGAGCGGATATCCCTGTCGAAGTGGCGCAGGTTCAGAACATAGGCGACGAGCCCGGGTCTTTCGAAGTCGTAATAGATAAAGCGAGCGGAGAGGCGCAGGACCTCGAAATACTGGTCAACGTCAGCGGGACGCCGACGGAGTATAACGTTTCTGCCGACAGCGTTTACGGGCACGCGGCGAATCCGCTGGTCATAGCGGTCGGGGCGACGGACCTGGAAGGCGAGCTCGACTTCTTCAGCTCGCGCGGCCCGTCGACCATATATTTCGGGCCCGTCGATACGACGGCGCTCAGCGGCCTCGGCTCGGAAAGGCTGGCGCCCGTCCTGGAAGAAAGGGATACGCCGACGCTGACGGCGCCCAACAGGGTTTCGACCACCGTGCCCGGGTTCAGCCCGTTCGCCGGGACCTCGGCAGCCGCGCCGCACGCCGCGGGCGTGGCCGCGCTGGTGCTGGAAGCGCTCGGTGGGCCCGGTGCGCCGCCGGAGCAGGTGAGGGAAATTCTTATAACCACTACCGACGGGACCGGATTTAATTACGAGACGGGATACGGAGCCATTAACGCGTTTACGGCGGTGGAAGAGGCCGTGGGCGAATCACCGACGCCGTCTCCCACGCCTGTCCCGACGTCTACTCCCGAGCCCACGAATCCTCCGGGTAACGGCGGGGGCGGCGGCGGATGCTCCATACCGGGTGCGGCGGCAGGCCTCGCCGGGAACGCCGTGAACATGCTGATAATGTTCGCCCCGGCCGCGCTCCTGGGACTCGGAGCGCTCGGGAGAAGAAGGAGCAGATGA
- a CDS encoding putative glycolipid-binding domain-containing protein, whose translation MRKSITAIWKGWNGESREYLTLGESGENITAESLIISSDGGGRPFAARYRIECDAGWRVRSVSVDLVGEGRGIHLRRDGDGTWHDGSVKLSGLKGAIDVDIFPTPFTNMIPIRRLGLGAGQSADITAAYITLPDMSVTSDPQRYTCIEPFKLYRFESLDSDFKCDVEVDGDGLVVSYPGLFRRVR comes from the coding sequence GTGAGAAAAAGTATCACCGCTATCTGGAAGGGCTGGAACGGGGAGAGCAGGGAGTACCTGACGCTCGGGGAGAGCGGCGAGAACATAACCGCGGAGTCGCTTATTATTTCGTCGGACGGCGGGGGACGCCCGTTCGCCGCGCGTTACAGGATCGAATGCGACGCGGGCTGGCGTGTGAGGAGTGTGAGCGTTGACCTTGTCGGGGAGGGGCGGGGCATACATCTCAGGAGAGACGGCGACGGCACGTGGCATGACGGCTCCGTAAAGCTCTCCGGTTTAAAAGGCGCTATAGACGTCGATATTTTCCCCACACCATTTACGAATATGATTCCTATAAGGCGGCTCGGCCTCGGCGCGGGCCAATCGGCCGACATAACCGCCGCATACATAACCCTTCCCGATATGTCCGTCACTTCGGACCCCCAGCGTTACACCTGCATCGAGCCGTTCAAGCTTTACCGTTTCGAGTCGCTTGACTCTGATTTTAAATGTGACGTAGAGGTAGACGGCGACGGCCTCGTGGTATCGTATCCGGGGCTGTTCAGGAGGGTGAGATGA
- a CDS encoding YdeI/OmpD-associated family protein: MLLFESLEKWEGWLEENHESSPGIWIKFAKKGSGASSVSRDEALEAALCYGWIDGQADKLDDKYWIVKHTPRGKRSTWSKRNRGIVERLTREGRMRPPGLRKVDEAKRDGRWDGAYDSPANMTIPEDFLKELSRDAKAEAFFRTLNKVNRYAIAWRLQTAKKPETRERRMKAILGMMKRGEKLHG; this comes from the coding sequence ATATTGCTCTTCGAATCCCTCGAAAAATGGGAGGGATGGCTCGAGGAGAACCACGAAAGCTCGCCCGGGATATGGATTAAATTCGCCAAGAAGGGGAGCGGGGCATCGTCCGTGAGCAGGGATGAGGCGCTCGAAGCCGCGCTCTGCTACGGCTGGATAGACGGGCAGGCGGACAAGCTAGACGATAAATACTGGATCGTAAAGCACACGCCCCGCGGGAAGAGGAGCACATGGTCCAAGAGGAACAGGGGAATCGTCGAAAGACTCACCCGGGAGGGAAGGATGCGGCCCCCGGGGCTTCGCAAAGTGGACGAGGCGAAGAGGGACGGCAGGTGGGACGGGGCCTATGATTCTCCCGCCAATATGACTATACCCGAGGACTTTCTGAAGGAGCTGTCGAGGGACGCTAAGGCCGAGGCGTTTTTCAGGACGCTGAACAAGGTGAACAGGTATGCCATTGCGTGGCGGCTTCAGACCGCGAAAAAGCCGGAGACGCGGGAGAGGCGGATGAAGGCGATCCTGGGGATGATGAAGAGGGGAGAGAAGCTTCACGGCTGA